The following are encoded in a window of Leptospira selangorensis genomic DNA:
- a CDS encoding phosphoglycerate kinase: MQLPRLENEDVKGKRVFLRVDFNVPLDNGKVSDKTRIEKTLPTIELLVKKGARVVIASHLGRPKGKPDPQYSMEPVYEVFKGLVKTSVIFSKDVIGENVVKLSKELKDGEILVLENLRFHKEEEENAPAFSKSLAALADVYVNDAFGAAHRAHASTEGIAHLLPSFAGLLMYKEITELSSLLSRPAKPFVAIIGGSKVSSKISVIKNLIEKVDHILIGGGMAYTFLKSRAIPVGNSLVEKDFEVEAFQLIERAGVAGVDFQLPVDHIIGDKFSADAKTKTVDKMGILDGWMGMDIGPKTISNYEKVIKNAATIVWNGPMGVFEFDKFAPGTMAIAKAVSKSKARTVVGGGDSIAAINKAKVEDKITHVSTGGGASLEFLEGKKLPGVVALLNQ, from the coding sequence ATGCAATTACCCAGACTCGAAAACGAGGACGTCAAGGGGAAACGAGTTTTTCTGAGGGTCGATTTTAACGTCCCTCTGGATAACGGTAAAGTTTCCGACAAGACTAGAATTGAAAAGACACTTCCTACCATTGAATTATTGGTAAAAAAAGGTGCTAGGGTGGTGATCGCAAGTCACCTTGGCCGCCCTAAAGGTAAACCGGATCCTCAATATTCTATGGAACCTGTTTACGAAGTTTTTAAAGGTTTAGTTAAAACTTCCGTAATATTCTCCAAAGACGTGATCGGAGAGAATGTCGTAAAACTTTCCAAAGAACTAAAAGACGGAGAGATCCTGGTTCTGGAAAATTTACGTTTTCATAAAGAAGAAGAGGAGAATGCTCCCGCTTTTTCAAAAAGCCTGGCTGCTCTCGCTGATGTTTATGTAAACGACGCATTCGGCGCGGCTCATAGAGCCCATGCTTCTACGGAAGGAATTGCACATCTTCTACCTTCTTTTGCAGGTTTGTTGATGTACAAAGAGATCACCGAACTTTCTTCCCTTCTTTCCCGCCCTGCAAAACCTTTCGTTGCTATCATCGGAGGTTCTAAAGTCTCTTCTAAGATCAGTGTGATCAAAAACCTGATCGAAAAAGTGGATCATATTTTGATCGGCGGTGGAATGGCTTATACCTTCCTGAAATCCAGAGCGATCCCGGTCGGAAATTCTTTAGTAGAAAAAGATTTCGAAGTAGAAGCTTTCCAACTGATTGAAAGAGCCGGAGTCGCAGGTGTGGATTTCCAACTTCCCGTGGATCATATCATCGGAGATAAATTCTCTGCGGATGCAAAAACCAAAACCGTAGACAAGATGGGAATTTTGGACGGTTGGATGGGAATGGATATAGGTCCTAAGACTATCTCAAATTACGAAAAAGTAATTAAGAATGCAGCAACCATCGTTTGGAACGGTCCTATGGGAGTTTTCGAATTCGATAAATTCGCACCGGGAACCATGGCGATCGCAAAAGCGGTTTCTAAGTCCAAAGCCAGAACCGTAGTAGGTGGAGGAGATTCCATCGCTGCGATCAATAAGGCTAAGGTGGAAGATAAGATCACTCACGTTTCTACTGGAGGAGGAGCCTCCTTAGAATTTTTAGAAGGTAAAAAACTCCCCGGAGTTGTTGCTCTTCTAAATCAATAA
- the gap gene encoding type I glyceraldehyde-3-phosphate dehydrogenase produces MTRIAINGFGRIGRLVFRSGIKDPNIEFVAINDLVTPDNLGYLLKYDSTHGRFNGTVEHTEDALIVDGKKVLCVSERDPEKLPWKDLKVDYVIESTGLFTDRVGAEKHIKAGAKKVVISAPAKDKDIPTFVMGVNNEKYDPSKDHVVSNASCTTNCLAPITKVVLDNFGIEEGLMTTIHATTATQPTVDGPSKKDWRGGRGAMQNIIPASTGAAKAVGLCIPEVNGKLTGMSFRVPTPDVSVVDLTVRTTKETSLKEISAKMKEASEGAMKGILGYTDEMVVSNDFLSSTLSSIFDADACIELNSRFFKLVSWYDNEMGYSNRVLDLIRYMAKKG; encoded by the coding sequence ATGACAAGAATCGCTATCAACGGTTTTGGCCGAATCGGTCGCTTGGTATTCCGTTCCGGAATCAAAGACCCAAATATTGAATTTGTAGCAATTAACGATCTAGTAACTCCGGACAACCTAGGATATCTTTTAAAATACGATTCTACTCATGGACGTTTTAACGGCACCGTGGAGCATACTGAAGACGCACTTATCGTAGACGGCAAAAAAGTTCTTTGTGTATCCGAAAGAGATCCAGAAAAACTCCCTTGGAAAGATCTGAAAGTGGACTATGTGATCGAATCTACCGGTCTATTCACTGATAGAGTCGGCGCTGAAAAACACATCAAAGCAGGAGCTAAAAAAGTAGTAATCTCTGCTCCAGCAAAAGACAAGGACATCCCTACTTTTGTTATGGGAGTGAACAACGAAAAATACGATCCAAGCAAGGATCATGTAGTTTCCAACGCTTCCTGTACTACTAACTGTCTTGCACCGATCACTAAAGTGGTTCTGGACAATTTCGGGATTGAAGAAGGTCTGATGACCACTATCCACGCTACTACTGCCACTCAACCTACTGTTGACGGTCCTTCTAAAAAAGACTGGAGAGGTGGAAGAGGCGCAATGCAAAACATCATCCCGGCTTCTACAGGTGCAGCAAAAGCGGTTGGTCTTTGTATTCCTGAAGTGAACGGAAAACTGACCGGTATGTCTTTCAGAGTTCCGACTCCGGATGTTTCCGTTGTGGACTTAACTGTTAGAACTACTAAAGAAACCAGCCTAAAAGAAATTTCCGCAAAAATGAAAGAAGCTTCTGAAGGAGCAATGAAAGGGATCCTAGGTTACACTGATGAGATGGTTGTTTCTAACGACTTCTTAAGTTCTACCCTTTCTTCTATATTCGACGCGGATGCTTGTATCGAGTTAAATTCCAGATTCTTTAAATTAGTTTCCTGGTATGATAACGAGATGGGTTACTCTAACAGAGTTCTAGACCTGATCCGTTATATGGCTAAAAAAGGTTAA
- the lepB gene encoding signal peptidase I yields MFSFKKEFGEKEKKFDRKKFAQIISISLAVGFLFATAIRIWFVFPFVPETEEMSPALPKGKRIYISRFVRDSSLFLGDVVLVEHPTQKGKVTLVRIMGKSGDQISIKDKVLYRNGISEAQDKSDFSLQFKDVRPAFSGTYSNRDNLSNLTVEDRNYFLLCDNRDDCVDSRDFGPLPFEKIIGKVF; encoded by the coding sequence ATGTTCTCATTTAAGAAAGAGTTCGGAGAGAAGGAGAAAAAATTTGACCGTAAAAAATTCGCTCAGATAATTTCTATCTCTCTTGCGGTCGGATTTTTATTCGCGACCGCCATTCGGATCTGGTTTGTATTTCCATTCGTTCCAGAAACGGAAGAAATGTCTCCTGCTCTTCCCAAAGGGAAAAGAATTTATATCTCCCGATTTGTTCGAGACTCTTCCTTGTTCTTAGGTGATGTGGTCCTAGTCGAACATCCTACACAAAAAGGAAAAGTAACACTTGTCCGCATCATGGGAAAATCAGGGGACCAAATTTCCATAAAGGACAAGGTTCTTTATAGGAATGGGATCTCTGAAGCTCAGGATAAATCCGACTTCTCTTTACAATTTAAGGATGTAAGACCGGCATTCTCAGGGACTTATTCTAATAGGGATAATCTTTCCAACCTAACTGTAGAAGATCGAAATTACTTTCTTCTATGCGATAATCGAGACGATTGTGTGGATTCCAGAGATTTCGGCCCTCTTCCTTTCGAAAAGATCATCGGTAAGGTGTTCTAA
- a CDS encoding LA_3751/LA_3752 family putative glycosyltransferase: MNFLRKNRIWLFAILLIGVVFSSVNYLKPKYSFNWDSHNKLVQSYSLLQNKFQSEELFYPGKDFDPDYKYFPVQDNVFLKLDQRHLSAFPVFFAAISSLWLWALGFSALPYLSAIGLLLSLLLLYKKWKFSELSLAIAGLGTFAWILSVEYSEHSFFMLSALLSLTFALRGKNSLVKFILSGIFCGISVWFRHEGLVYCASLAFWILFSGNRKGSFKESISEFLFFCLGAAISVGVFFLFNFIDYGHFLGPRFLINESGLNVSYTTRLEWAKTLLFFGTLKLGYFGYMPASLLLFPILLAGWKKLSPKNRILLGSTLSYIFLVLLIIPNDGFNNWGPRFFGPAVFPFAILFSKYYYFLKKRRKFKFLRILFLTCILFSFLCGLIGLKYVKEGRKQQEANNLALHSTNSEIWIFSDDSLAYIAGSDYFNKIIFRVYLAEDLPKFLSDLSKFYPGKKVALIQANDEIFGEKVKSTIKENSKFAYGIGKMIWEKESFESAVRSNLDNREELAKASLKFSIGNLKLR; this comes from the coding sequence ATGAATTTTTTAAGAAAGAATAGAATCTGGCTTTTTGCTATTTTATTGATCGGAGTTGTTTTTTCTAGCGTAAATTATTTGAAGCCAAAATATTCATTTAATTGGGACTCACATAATAAATTAGTCCAATCTTATTCTTTACTTCAGAATAAGTTCCAATCCGAAGAATTATTTTATCCAGGAAAGGATTTCGATCCTGACTATAAATATTTTCCAGTTCAGGATAACGTTTTTTTAAAATTAGATCAAAGACATTTAAGCGCTTTCCCGGTTTTTTTCGCCGCAATTTCCTCCTTATGGCTCTGGGCTTTAGGATTTTCAGCTCTTCCTTATTTAAGTGCGATCGGATTATTACTTTCACTATTACTTCTTTATAAGAAATGGAAATTCTCCGAACTTTCATTAGCAATCGCTGGATTAGGAACATTCGCTTGGATCCTAAGCGTGGAATATTCCGAGCATAGTTTTTTCATGCTCTCCGCTTTACTCTCTCTAACATTCGCCTTAAGGGGAAAAAACTCTTTAGTAAAATTTATCCTCTCCGGGATCTTTTGTGGGATCTCTGTATGGTTCAGACATGAAGGTTTAGTTTATTGCGCATCACTTGCGTTCTGGATCCTTTTTTCAGGAAACAGAAAAGGATCATTCAAAGAATCCATTTCCGAATTCTTATTTTTCTGTTTGGGTGCAGCAATATCAGTCGGAGTTTTCTTTTTATTTAATTTTATAGACTATGGGCATTTTTTAGGACCCAGATTTTTAATTAATGAATCCGGTCTTAATGTTTCCTATACGACTAGATTAGAATGGGCAAAAACATTATTATTTTTCGGAACCTTGAAATTAGGATATTTCGGGTATATGCCTGCATCTCTTCTTCTTTTTCCCATTTTACTTGCAGGTTGGAAAAAATTATCTCCCAAAAATAGAATCCTTTTAGGGTCCACATTAAGTTATATCTTTTTAGTTTTACTTATTATCCCAAATGATGGGTTTAATAACTGGGGACCTAGATTTTTCGGACCTGCAGTATTTCCTTTTGCGATCTTATTCTCTAAATATTATTATTTTCTAAAAAAGAGAAGAAAGTTCAAATTTCTTCGAATCCTGTTTTTGACATGTATACTATTTTCTTTCCTATGCGGTTTGATCGGCTTAAAATATGTGAAAGAAGGGCGCAAACAACAGGAAGCTAATAATTTAGCTTTGCATTCTACAAATTCCGAAATCTGGATTTTTTCGGATGATTCTTTGGCATATATTGCCGGCTCGGATTATTTTAATAAAATAATTTTCAGGGTTTATTTAGCGGAAGACTTACCCAAATTTTTATCCGATCTTTCCAAATTTTATCCCGGTAAAAAAGTAGCACTGATCCAAGCAAATGATGAAATTTTCGGAGAAAAGGTAAAGAGTACGATTAAAGAAAATTCCAAATTTGCATATGGGATCGGCAAAATGATCTGGGAAAAAGAATCCTTTGAATCTGCGGTACGCTCCAACCTGGATAACCGGGAAGAATTAGCTAAAGCGAGTTTGAAATTTAGTATAGGAAATTTAAAACTTAGATAA